The genomic DNA AATCTACACTACcacagctgaggcagaaaacaGAAACTCAAAGAGGTTATCAGTCAATAGAGGAACAGTGTTGGAGACATGAATAGTGGGTGGGCTTTCTACCTCCAGAGCGAGCGCCGTCTTATCATAGGCATTGGGCACCCTCTTCTGAATGGCTCGGGCGTAGACAGGTCCGTTCTGTAGGTTAGGGAGCTGAGCGTTGACTACAGGCTGAGCATACTGGCCTGGGTCCCCCAGTGGGTTTGCCTGTGGGGTCCCTGTTCCATCTGTGCTGCCTGCTACCCCTCCAACATGCCCCACTTGTCCAGTCCCCGCAACAGGGGGGCCAACGCCAGCAGCAGTGGGCGAGGCAGGCCGATACTTCTCCACGTAGGGCACAGGGATCATCCCTGCTCGGCCCTCCTGGTTCGCAGCATTCCACCATTGCTCCTCGGGCTTCTCCAGGACACGCAGGATGTCTCCTCTGCGGAAAGGGAGGTCCTCCTCATCATTACCAGGGAAGTCAAACAGCGCCCGTACATACTCAGCCTCCTCGGGCTGCTGTGGGATGCCAGCAGTGGAGCTAATGAACCCTGCATGCCTGGCCTTGTTTATGGGCTCTATTAGGGTGGTGGTGTCCAGGTAGTGGATCTTATAAAACTCTAGCAGAGCAGGCAGTGCATCAAACTCCTGATCCCCGATCCGAAATCTAGGAGGAGCCAAACCTGGAAGGGAAAAGGAGACAGGGTTGGTTACTTAGCTAAAAAAGCAGTTGGGTTAATGATACTCTTCAATCTAGTTCCAGAAGTTTCTATTGTAAATACACATCTGTTAGGTACATTAACTCATCAATAtatgcaaaaatgtattaacaaATAACTTGAAAAAATAGTTAATAATTGTGTGATTCTTGGACTTGAGGTGTCTGTCTACTCCAATGctttcaaaattttttaaaatcatgagtcaAAATATAGTATATGATGGGTCTATTAAGGTCACACTAAAAGATAATAAATAGAGGGGATCTActcatttttagaaaaaaaaaaataaaaacaacaacaatagaGATTATAAAGTTATATATAAGAAACCAAACTCAAAACTTCCAAGCTTAGAGTTGTGAATTTGGACATTAtaaacttaaatatttcagatttttaagtcCTAAATTTATAACATTGTGATGTCAAACCTTTACACGAAACCAAactcaaacaaagaaaaaaaggctggaTAGTCTCAGTCTGCAGAAATGTCTCTCAGTTCAAATGATAATGAGAAAATTCTGGGATAAAATCAGAATTACTTCCTTATTGATCAGTCCCAGTAAACAAGCATTGTCTGACTGGGCTTTCAACTGCAGCACTAGAACAAAATTAGATATAATCTATTCATTATTATGACTGTAGGGTCTAAAAATACGAATAAAGatgatctgttcattttttagattaaagatgaaaatagCCAACTGTGTGAAAGAAAATCATACTATGTGATGCTGTTTTCCTCTCactcagtgaaaaataaaattgatgtttcatttttccaagtgggtccttggggaggcttagcttttcttagctATGAGTAAGGGGGATGctaaagaaaaaaggttggggacCACTGGTCTAATACAACAGCACAGATAGACCAGATTTGGTTCATACAAATTGCAGGGATCCTatcaaatatgtaaaaaaaaaatagtgtggGAGTAGACGGCAcattttacagtaaacactGGATATTAATAGTCAGGGTTTTTCAGACAATGAATCAAATCTGATGTGACTCAGTTTGGCTTATTGTCCTGATTTAGGCCCAGGGAAGCAGATGCTCAACATAAAGCCGGTTTAATGTCACTATTGTGCAAATCACTCAAAATATTGGCACTAAATTTCTAGCCACAtctaattattttctttaaaaagggGTGGTTCTCCTAAATGTGTTCTGCTTACCCATACATGCTAGTGGTTAAAAAAACGTCTATTTCTTGAATGCAAGGTTGTCACAAAACCAAGTTTTGAACCTTGACGTAACATTATAATCCAATTCTTTTCTCACTTTCATAAAATAGCCACAACAATACAAGTCCCAAGGGTACCTTAAATTAGGAAATTCCCTTTGTTCGATAACCAAAGAATGTAAGCACACTACTTTGTCTCAATTTAGATAGTACACAAGAGTTTAAGATAGCCTGCcttcttaattttgactttatttaataggacagtggacagagcaGGACCACAAGGAAAGAGAGAGTCACTGGAAGGGAGCGGCAGGTCAGATAAAGCCAGCACTGCTCACCTGGGGACAGACAGGTTGATAAACTTTATTGCATGTCTCACTGGCTACAAAAATTCTCTTCTGTCAAGGctgaaacaacaaataaaatcttACACTGAAACAAAGTACTGTCATATAATAGCAGGAAATGATAAGAGCAACAACTGATAAAAGCTAGTATTGTGCAGTCAGTGCCGACTGTATTTGTTAAGGGTGGTTATTGCAGGGGAGGTCTGGGCCAGTGGGACTTTGTACCGTCTGCCTGATGGCAGCTACTGGGAGGAGTGGTGGGCCAAGCCTCTGTACATGGCTGCAAACCAACCACTGGGCCAACTTTTGCCAACAAATGTTGATGGATTCAGTCCTCTCCTGACCACTTTTCTAAACAATTATCCATACAACTTAAATGTTTAGAACTATTTTCAATAccagaaataattaaaataacaaattgTATCATTTCAAAACGTGGAATTGAAAATTCTCCATCtattgtcagtttttctctaaCAAGTTAGACTACATTAGTTTCCATAATGCTCGAAAATGGATGTCTTCTTTGCAATAGgaagacaggaaaaaaatgtctcaGTGCTAAGGAAACCCAGTGAGGAAAAAGAGCAACAAGATCACCAGCAGACCTGCAAGAAACAGGACTATGTTTGTGCAACAGGGCAGGATCACAGACATTCCTGAAACGCCAATCTGACCAGTCATCCACCAGTTGTGACAGCCCAGCTTGCCCAGTTCAATTGAAACcctgcagcaggaacaaacccAGTCCACCTCCACACCACTGTCCTGCTTCCCACTCAACCCTCCCTCTGGAGAAATTAATACTCGATCATTAGGATGGCTATTAATAGGCTGAAGCTGAGAGGTTTTAGGTGGCTAGCTCGATGGTACCAAACTccatttaaaaagtagcacattTAGCCATATGTTGCTCATTCACACAGTGCATGGTTTGGACAATGTTACTGATGCTTATGCTTTACTATAATTCTTTACTATAATTTTTCAGGTCACACTTTAATTTCTGCTAAATTAAGAGTGAGTCTCATAAATAAACCCATGTTTAGTTTCAGTCAGTAACGTTCAAACTTGAGGCTCACTGTCCTGATCAACGTTAGCCAAGCTAGGCGGCTAGCTAATGCTAAATGGGCGGTAGCAAGCGTTGTAAAACACGTAAAAGTTTACATTTCAGCTCTAAATTTACACATTATTTCTTCCCCGAATCAAGGGATGTCatcttaaaatacaaaatcaccAGGTATCGTGTGATAAACGTCGGGAATAATGCAAATGTATCAAGATTTTATAAACGTAGTCTGTTATTTCATGGCGTTCGGCGCGGGTTGATAAGAGAGTGGGACGTAACGGCTAATTCCTAGCAACACAGGatcaaatgaaaatatattcaGAAGTTACTGTAGGTAGACCACGCGCAGCAAATTTAGGCAAGTGCCAAACtgtgaaataaataatttgacaTTACCTGAACCTGATTGCCGGTTGTTGCTGATGCTGTTGATTATATAATGGGACACTTTGGAGTTCTCGGAGACGGACAGCACGTAGTCTCCAGGGCTGGTGATTGAGTCTCTCACCAGAAAAACGCCATGCCTTTGTCCCTGTAAAAGATTCACAGCCTCTTGGCGACTTAGCTTCCTCCAGTACCAGCTCCCACGGTCTTCGGCATCAAAATTACCGGCCATGGCTGCGAAATCCCGTCCGAGGCTTGAGGCCTTTCCCCTTCGCCTCTCCCTATCCGCAACTCATACAAAAACTTTGGTTGACTAACGTTACCCCCGAAGAAACTGTGTATTTCTTCAATTTCAGCGACTTATGCAAGTTACTGGCAACGCCTTTAAGTCGACAAAACTCTTGTTTCACTAAATAAATCTAACACTTAACTGTGTATAAGttacaataacaaaataaaagaaaatttcaaaaagtAATGTGCAACAAGAAACTCCGGGACTGAAATGGCGGATCTAGGGAAAAGTTGACCTCATCTACCGGAAGGGATGCCTGGTCAATGGGAAACGCTACATTCACGCCCATTTAAAACATTGTTGATATAATTCAGCGTCCTTTCTGTTTATAAGAGTTTACAAATTTGTAAACATATAGCGTTAATTGTTGAATGAACATCTAATTTACTCATTACTTAGCAAAAGGGACATTTGCAAATCCAAAGGAATTACTTAGATCctacagcaaaataaataaagttgtttttaactgctttcaGGCCTTGAGCCTTAAGTCAGCTTTAACGAGAGAGTAAAGTTACTGTTTTTGTCAGTGTAAAACTTTGTTGGAGTTTTTgtttacctttaaaataaatcagaggTTGAGTTGTACGTTTAAAAGACTTATAGTATTGTAGAGAGGCACGGTTTTAAAATAGGGGAGACCAGGGTTGgcgagagggacctggatgcagcctaCTACCTCCACCCCATACCGGAAGTCGGAAAATCGCCACCATATCTGGTCTTCTAATAgcggaagtcacttgaactgaacttcatctttttttttctgcatgcatCACCGCCCATAGACATTATATATGTAGACCCCTCATTGACTGTGTTTGCCAGTTGCCGCTATATGTCAACGTGTCcgccatattgccagaggcaagacCATTCCATAAACAAATGCAAGTATATAGGGGAGGTAGGGTTTTGTTATTATATGAAATGTGAGGCATCTTGCCCAGGAATGGCTCTGGCAAAATGGCGGCGGTGTTGACGTACGGCCTGCTGGTCAATGCGGCATCAATATATCGTGTCTGTGTCGCCGCCATATTAATATAGGCAAGTCCTCCActtaaggaaatacaagtagacgaaaaatatgtgatttttcagaataacaagcacagcgattacataacattaattttaataaattgatttatgatccaaattcaagtatcactaagcacagacataatatgcccTTGCACATTTATGTCTGCTCCACAGGTTTTCTTATCATTACCGCCGCTGAATTATATTAATGAAACAAGAAAAGACAGCTTGTGACAATCACATGCTCCTCCACCAGCTGCACAGGCTCCATCTGCAAACGTGCATGCAACAATGTcggactgatttaactcctatAATAATGGTAATATAACAGACTTTATTTAGGTTTATCATCATTTAACTCCTATGTTAATAATAGTTATaagaaacaaatataaaaagaaCACCATTTcctataaatatatatatgtaaatgcTCAGCCTTGTCTGCTGAAGATTCTTTAAAGCAGCCGCTCACAGATGTgcagaaaataaatcacaggaaaacatTTCTTCTAATAAGAGCCACTGTTTATGAGACCATGTCTTCAGTTAATGCAGTCTCCTCATCGCTTAACAATCTGCATGCCAACCTGTATCCCTCTGTGACTTACAAAGACACCTCCAGCAGCCTCTCACTGCACTGTCAACACGGAGACAGACGCACTTCCACTAATCAATGGTGTCGAAGTCAGTGAGAAAGCCCACTGGctgcaagatttttttaaaagattaaataacctccttgatagtccatgtttgcaaaattaaaaaggaaaatggaaaaggtctatgcatctgtctgtgtgcgTGTCCTGAAACCCAggttcatcctcatcattccagccCGTAAAAATgacggacagccttcaaaattctcctaaacttaaaacaaaaattaaggaaatttgtgtttggtacattatttctttgttgtaacaatgcttcttggtaataaatcttatactgttggaaagcctgtttattacccttttaaattatgccacatttgtaaggatcatgcatttgtgggatgagcagcagagctgagtatgtggattgtgcccatgaaaaatgtgccaaatcttctctgccgatgccaaacagcttattttgctgttgctattgacttttgttttgagcttctggtacccccaggtgctgccaatcaggtgcctgattggcagcacctgtgagcatgggccccgCTACAGtagtcagtagatgtctgcttcaaaaatcagcatgccacgtttgactgatctggatagggcccgtcggttgggcaacttcaagctggtgttcctgtgtgcggcattgtttggagtgaaccctagtaccatctccaaactgaaggccaagttccatataacagggaatgtcagagacaggccgcgaagtgggcgtcccaagaagacagcACCCCAAGAATACcattttctcaccctgtcagcaagagctctatcctccaagatgtcAACACTCGCCCCgacagagtggggtttatcagagactacctccagaatttgggagtggagaggatggaatggcctgccagcagtcctgaccttaaccccattgaacacttgtgggatcagcttgggtgtgctgttcgtgccagagaaatgctggttgaagaatgggatgccatcccacagcagtgtgtgaccaggctggtgaccagcatgaggaggaagtgccaggctgttgtggctgcgTATGGtgcttccacacgctactgaggctcctgtttgttaaatgaataaattgttaaattgtcaatatgtcttgtttcttcaaacttcaatcatccaatccaccaagaGACAAGAGTctatggcagaatcagctgtttggcattggtagagatgatttggcacattttttattGGTGCAACCcacatgctcagctctgctgctcaaaaaaaaatatatatatatatatttatatatatatatatatgtgtgtgcatACAGTATACGCTTAGTCCACAGGACAAAGCATCCATGGTTTCCtaaaagaatttcacattttgaataatttgaccacagaacagttttccattttgccaaaTAATTTCAAATGAGGTTCGGCCCCAAGAACATGGCATTGTTTCTGGATCGTGTTTACATACGGCTTCTTCTTTGcctgatacagctttaactggCACAGCCAACTCTGTTGAAGACAACAAGTCCTGGAAGTGTCCAAAAgccaatgcagtgatttccagtataGAATagtgcctgtttttaatgcagtgccatcTGAGGGCCCAATGATAATGAgcatccagtattgaccttcagccttgtgcacagagatttctccacattctctgaatcttttgatgatattatgtactgttgATGGTGGAATAGTCAAggtctttgcaattttatgttgaagaaaatttttctgaaattcttttttgcagattggtgaaccccTGCCCATCTtgacttctgagagactctgcctctctaaaatgttcctttaatacccagtcatgttactgacatcTTGCCAATTGATCTGATTAGTTGAAAAATGCTCTTCTCTTTCAttgtcctcatgttcactgtttttgcaaaaaaaaagtttagatgAGAATGGGATGGGAGAAAAAGAATGGGATTTCAGTTCTTGTTAGTGACAGTTTGCACCACTTATATTCCACCACGAGATGGCAGTGTGCGTGCCTTTTATGGAAGAACGATCGGGCCTACTGAGCCAGGaagggacagaaaaaaaaaaatgacaactcaaaggagacaaaaataccccaaaaatcCATTGAAGCCACTGAAATGACCAAAGAGGGTGGGGGTCAGTCAATAAATGGATTAATTAAACTGGGGTGGCTAGAAGTGTCCATGTTCATGGTTCTTATAAGAGGTCTTGGGAGCCTCTGATCATATTCACTAAATCTGCAAAAACAGCCACACTGGGAAttagaaatgaaagaaaagtgcTTTATTTTGCCAAGTTTAAAGACTCATCTCAGGCAGGACCAAGCATCTTTACACAGGTTTGTATATCTTTGGCTGTTAACATCGCTGATGTTTCCAAACACAGATTGAACGATAATATGAATTAATATGGTTTTTGAGGAGAGGAAATCTTCCATTTTCTATTGTAATAATTTGAGAACTCCACAAAGACAACCTCCCTTTGCAAattacagacacacacatcatAAAACATGTCTTAATAAACCGGATTGTAAGTATCAGTGACAGCCATGATACAGGTTTTAGAAAATGAGGAATACAAGCATAAAGTAGAAAAGTGACCCACTTATTTTGGCAGAGAAAACATCTGTCAAACACTGAAGTCCTTGAATATTGGCCTGCATGTCTCAAATTGTAGTATGGGAGGTAGAGCCTCCAGTACCTAGGTGCCTCTCCTTTGGAATCATCTACCAATCAGGATCTGGGCAGCAGAGCACCTCTGCTTTTAAGAATAGGCTTAAAACTGTCCTTTTTGGTAAAGTTTAGGGCTGACTTAGCTGGTTTAAGCTTGGCTAGTTCCTAGTTATACTGCTATAGGCTTAGACTGCTGGGGGACCTTACACACTTggatcctctctctctctccctctctctctctctctctctctgtatgcATTCATATTGTATTACTGCATGTCACTAACCGTAAATCTTTTTGCACCATTTAAAGTGCAAGCTGTGTATCTTTCCAGCAGCTTCTGAGCTCTGGATCATTGGTATGGACAGCTACAACTGTTAGTATCAATCTTACATGTTTTATCATAATTATTAGGGATGCAGTGACACATTGGTTTAACATCGGTATTGGCCAATATAGacccataattagtgcattgaAAATCTCCATTAATCAGTTGATTTACTGCCTCTTGGTGCACTCTTTGGTTTAGCCAATGTACTACAAAtaaactctggtctgttttcatggtcaaatgttGGCAAACTAGAAGTCTTacaccaggggtgtcagactcttTGGCCctgggccaaatccggcctgctGAATGATTAtggatcatatcatatttgtattataactggcccaccagtataaggtctgcagatttcctccagtatgataatgtaaacttcaacttgattatttaaattatCCTTGTAAAgccataaaaacctgaaaacgtaaagagtaagaaagacttaaaaaagacataaaaagtcaagaatgtggggtaagaaattatttgtgtttttattacattttttcaaatttgcatctcaagattacgactcaaacttacgattttgactttcatgtcacatttttatcttttagattcccaattttaaattttaagtcaaattttgaccttttcaactccttactttggctttttaatcccatattttgacttttaaactcatgatttcaaattttgttctcatattttgacctttaaaattaatattttttttacttttatatcatattttgacctttagactccaaattttaaattttagtcatatttctaactttttaagtcatcattttgaattctagctcatattttggccttttcaactcctaattttggctttttaatctgatattttgacctatcagactcacattttaaaaatttatgtcatattttgactttaaaactcatgatttcaactttctcctcatatatttgctctttaaaaacattatttttctacgTTTAATAccatgttctgatcttttgaactaataagttggtatttttatctcagatttgagcctttaaacttatcatttttacttctttcaatttccaaatgatttatcatggTTAGATGTTGACCCTgataggctctcaggttagatctaaatccagaatccggcccctgctgttattgagtttgacacccctgtcttacACCATTAATGCTAATATGATCAGTCTATTTCATTCTTTGTTCTTACTGCCATTAACATACATCCTTTACCCTTATCACTGGAATTGTAGCCTTAAATCTgtttcatttcttgttttagtTGCTGCTGtattatttacatttcttttcccacaaCCCCCTCACAGTCTTAGCTGCTGTCACGAGTAATACAAGTCTGGTTCCGCtcgaggtttctgcctgttataGAAAGATTTTCTATGCCAAAGTTACTTTGCTTAATGTTATGAAGTGCTTTATTCATCATTCATCAGTGTTGGGTTTCTACATATTAAACaacatttattataaataagAAATGACGAAGGTCCGATAAAGTCACTGTTTCTGTGATTCAAACTGCGGTGGTTTCTACCGGTATGCTTGCTGAGTGCTGGCTTTCTATTGGTCTGCTGCAGAGAGCTTATGACACACTGTGTTTCAGTAACATCTAGGCTTTGTAATCTACTCTGATACAGAGTTACTCAAACTTCTTCAGGTGGTTGTAGAGCGATTGGACGTATGTGAACACACACATGGGGTCGGGCTTGTCCCCCATCTCCAGCATGTCCTCCACCTCGATCAGACGCAGACAGTCAGCCTGCTGCCTGAGAAGGAAAGCACAAACACAGGAGAAAGGATGATTAGAATATAGACCATTGGTTCTGAAAAGGAAAAGGCTGCTGTAAATCACATCCAAACACGCAGCAGAGCTTCCAGAGGAGTTTGAacactgtctgttttttttcttaaaggggacatatgcaaaaatcacttttttaggcttttctaacacaaaatgtgcccctgacctgtccacaatcccccaatgaatcagaaaaatccaatcATCAATCAAATCATGgtctttttgtgtcttaatgtaaactctctcactcactcacgTTAACCGGCCTCATACAGTCTACTTCAGCGAGCTTACTCTGCCGTGGTGAAGGCCTGCTGGAGGTTTTGTCGGCGGTTTGCAGGGTTCAAGGCGTTGTAGTCAAATTCCAGAGGGAAGAAAGAGTGAACCAGAGCGCAGAAAGCCATCCCATCACTCCAGCTGGATGAGAAGTTCTGGATATCTATGTTCTAAAAGAAAGGTGACAAAGGCATCAAGtcaaatcatttttctttttgcatcagTTAGATTTTCCTCTGCAATTCTGATCCAGTAAGTGGATTCCCATTATAATCACTTATTTGAGCTTCACAAACTTACTCTAGTAAGGATTTGAGTCTTGGGTTGGGTCTTTTTGAAAGCCTTTAAAGTGTAATTAAatccccagctcagagctaacccCACCCActtcaaaaatttgaaaaatgccccaaaaatgggcagtttggtactgagaggagggaggggaaaaggatggggttttccagatgaggcagTAGTGACAGTGACATCTCCTTGcaagaaagtgacacagagtcccacagcactgctgcctcagagcgatctaTTGGGGTGGAGGACCCACCCCCCCAAAGAGTCCCCTAaagcaggctgtagtgtggtggtgggctgtggtggtcctgagcactgccTGTTTGGGTTCTAGCACAGGCGTTACTAAAGCTGGAGCTCTTGGAGCCgaggcagtgcaggtgcaggagaggatgggagtggtctctgaacggtaaatttggttaaaattctaccttttatataaagtttaCCAACTGATGGCCAGCAGGGGCACCACAGATCTTGGGGGGTGTGAGGCTTtatctgctctgaggctgccaaaattagatttacaaATGTTGACTAAAACCATGGTAAAGCAGTTATCATGTAGTTTATACAAATGTCTtatgataagaaaagcatgcattggacttttttagggttttatcggtgaaacaattaaaatctgttgatttttggtggcagtgtgtcactttttcttctctcttgggtcttGGGGGCTCCACTTTTCATGTAGGGGGGGATCCAAGGAAAACGGGGTGGGAAACACTGGATTGAAGATGTTTATTGTCGTTTACCTGATAACCGATGGTTTTTGAGCGGCACCACTCCAAAAGAATCTGTTTTATCCCGCTGGCACTGGACACTCCAAAACTCTGAGAGCGCTTCAGTTTAGGCTTGGAGTCTTTTGCTCTGATCAAGAAAAATTAAACTCagcttataaaaacattaaaatatctaGGACTCAATATATGAATTAGGACACATTTAACACTTACTTTACAGGTTCTGAGTTCATCCTCTCAAAGAGAGCCCGTTTGGCCTGAGCACCATTGGCGCGTGGAAGCGTTGATGCTTTCATCGTGTCCTGTTTAAACTCGACTCCTCCTGACTTGTTAGCTTTTCTGTGCAGggacagagaaaaacacatgtaaacacattttGCCCGAAGTTTCCAGTTAACTCACTATGATTTAGTGTTGTGACTTACTTCTCCAAGCTCGGtgagaaatttgattttatGATCGATTTGGAGGGAAGTAATTTTTCTGCAGACAGAACAAAATAGATgggatgaaaaacaaaaaagtgatgacTTCTTATTTTAATGCATAAATCTCATAAAAGTTCACCGTGTTTTACCTGCAGGCTGAGGGAAGCTGACACTTCTCTTTAGGCTGGGACTAGGAGTCTTGAGTACGGgtactgaaaaaataaaaaataactaagTTTAATTTGTTCATTAATAATCAAAAATGAATCGCAGTAAGTTGGATAAcaattttctttgatttaagCAATATCACATGAGGGGGAGTGATGCATAGTTCATAAATGATTAAGATCTTTTATGCAAACAATAAGATCCAGATCCTGTTAAAAggcctttttttgttattttattgcCTTAATGTGGAGGACCTTGTCTCCATACTATTCTGCCATAAGCACACACGCATAAAGGACTCATGCTTGATGGTCtaactttaatgttttatgcCAGGGGTGTCATATGGCCTGGCCAGTGAGCAGGTTCTATCTGGCCCCAGAGATGTTTTACGGAGATGACATATTTCAGAAAACAATTACATGAGCTTGTCATGCATGTCTTGAGTAAAATACCTGCATAAATATCAacaatgggtcaaaaatggctGATCTAATgaagccaaaatggtaccaaatgaagagctgtttaggAGCCAAAAGTGTCAGATTTTCTCATCCTAATTTAGCATTCATTTTATTCACAGATAAGCTCCTCAGTTCACTCGCTACGGCTGTGTTAGTCTGTAAAGCTCAGGTCAGTAGTGGAGCTGTGTATGTCTACTACCTCAGTTTGTcttgttctgattggcctgcaaTGAATCTGACAGAatgtacattttttgaaaagtcctgcctttcccaaacactttaaatgggaggtttcccagatcaACTTGAAATATCCatgcagaaaataaatgaaacagtttATGGCATGCAGGCAAGAGCTCTACACCAGCTCATGTAGAAAGCCTCTCGTCCAATCAGATTACTCGATTGGAAGTAACTGTCACTGAAAAccacagaaaatgaaaactagGAATAACTGCCAGCTTTATTTTGTACACAGACATGAATTTCCTGGTAAAACTCACCTCTTTTAAAGGGGTATTCCCCAGGTTTGATGGTCGGGTCCTGAGATGATGACTGAGTTGTTGTAACAGACGTTATCGACTCTGTGTTTGACGCAGTCACAGCAGAAAGAGGCAACTGTAGTTTGGGCTG from Cheilinus undulatus linkage group 12, ASM1832078v1, whole genome shotgun sequence includes the following:
- the crk gene encoding adapter molecule crk → MAGNFDAEDRGSWYWRKLSRQEAVNLLQGQRHGVFLVRDSITSPGDYVLSVSENSKVSHYIINSISNNRQSGSGLAPPRFRIGDQEFDALPALLEFYKIHYLDTTTLIEPINKARHAGFISSTAGIPQQPEEAEYVRALFDFPGNDEEDLPFRRGDILRVLEKPEEQWWNAANQEGRAGMIPVPYVEKYRPASPTAAGVGPPVAGTGQVGHVGGVAGSTDGTGTPQANPLGDPGQYAQPVVNAQLPNLQNGPVYARAIQKRVPNAYDKTALALEVGDMVKVTKINVNGQWEGECKGKRGHFPFTHVRLLEQHHPEDES